From the genome of Solanum pennellii chromosome 6, SPENNV200:
caatttgtttaaataaacttactaatacaaatataaataataaaatcaagaaaatacacaaaataattgaaatggttgaggatatttttgtctttacataGCTTATCTCATGGTATTATATcctatgtattactaatacctccaaatggaaggtattagtaataccaTGTTGgaggtataactaatccatggattagttatacataggctCAAATTCCTACCAAACATAATACTAAATAATACCTTACATAACCATGGACTATTTCTTCTAATGCAgcctaccaaacgacccctaaatgCTTAGGTATGCTGAAATGATTGAAAGCGTTTCCGCCGAACGAGCCCTAAAAGATATCATTCgtaatccaaaaaaataaaatagtgttGCTGATGGTATACAATAAATGCTTAGGTGTCCAAGAAGTAGCTCTTAGTCATCTATCAAATTAATGAGGGACGCAAGTGGGTGAACCCCCAAAGTCTGTTACCAAATATGGTAAAACAATCAAGTCCTCTACGCAACACTTCacttgtatattattattattatttgcaGAAGTGAACACTGTACTTGTGATTTTATACGTCGGTGTTGTGTTTGATGTACGTACCTCAAATTGGCCTTTGTTTTCGTCTTATTTGTGCGCATAtcaaatatttcatcaattaCTTGCTATCTATGAGAAGCCATCAccttaaataattatttggttAGGACCAAGGATATCCTTAGATTATAATCTCTATCCTAGTTTAATTACTATCAATGATCAAGCACAGATGCTTCGTCTAAATAATAAAGGAATAGATTTTCTAGTCTTAGTTAAATTACGCTCTGCACTATTAATAGTAGAGGCGTTGCTAGCTCTTTTCTAGTGAGAAATAtagtgaaaaatatttgagtttatgaataaaatatttttcatcatgaTTTTCGCTCATTGCATTGACGCCAAGACCACCCTCCTTGGTGCAAGCCTTTTTTTTCTCACCACTTTTCTCAAGTTAATTAATTCATATCTAGATTTCAACTCATCAGTCAGTCAAATACACCTATCATGGTCAATTGGCTTTACTTAATTCtttcaaagatttgatttttctaaCTTCCCCCATCTTCctcttatatattttctttcttcaacTAGGCTGAAAATTccacaaacaagaggaaaattAGCTATTCTTGAAAGTGGGGTAGAAGCTTCTGCTTTCCGCTGCTATTTCTCACACTATTTATAGGTGCAAGGAAGACTCTGATGGAGGGGAAAGCAGAGGTAGTAACAATGAAGCCAAATACTGATGAGCTTCTTTCTAAACAAATAATGAAGCAGGATGCAGCAGCaacagaaaaagaagaaattcaaatgCGATGTGACGACGCAATGAAGCCAAATGTTGATGAACTTCTCTCTATACAAAGAATGAAGCAGGAAGCAGTAGCAACAGAAAAAGAAGGAATTCAAATGCAATGCGACGACACAATTACAGATCAAGAGATGAACAAAATTGAACTAATGAGGGCTCTTGTTGAAAAACAAGATCCTTCTTCCAAGGTATTATACGATTTTCTGCAGCCTTGCAGCATTTCTCTCCCTTTCTAACTATAAAAAGCAATAGTTTTTAATCAAAGTAGAATAATTTCCATGTACCTTGTTTGCAGGAAATAGACGACTATGCCTTGAGAAGATTTCTTCGAGCTCGTGATCTAGACATAGAGAAATCTGCAGCAATGTTCTTGAAATCCCTTAAGTGGAGACAAAGCTTTGTACCAAAAGGGTCCATTTTGGTGAGTGAGATACCAAATGAGATTGCACAGAACAAGATGTTCATGCAAGGTGTAGATAAACAGGGTTGTCCTATTGCTGTAGTTTTTGGTGGCAGGCATATTCAAAACAAATTAGGAGGTGTTGAAGAGTTCAAACGTATGACTTCCTTTTTTCCTTTTCGCCACCTAATTTCACATAGCCTACTGCTTCACGGTCAGTGAAACTGGCTTTTGAATCAGTCAATTTCTCACATCCAAGTCTTTCTTTGATTCCTCAGGTTTTATAGTCTTTGCTCTGGACAAATTGTGTGCAAGGTACAACATTTAGAATAATAGTAGCAGCTTTATTCCTCTCCTTTTTTACTTTCCCAAAATCAGCTGAAAACATGAGCAACAAACTCCACCATGGACAGAAAAcctgtttttaattttaaaaaaaaaacaaattattttgagtattgAAATGTAACTAAAAAGGGCAGAATAAATATAGAGGATAAAAACAGCTCATCATTTGGACGACAAATTATGGAGTTTTACTTATGAATCAGGACCTCACCAGGAAGAGAGAAGTTCACAATAATCGGAGATCTCCAAAATTTCGGCTATTGTAACAGTGATGTTCGTGCCTATCTTGCGGCCCTATCCATCGTGCAGGTTTAATCACCAATACTGTCTAGTTATTCAGATAGAGGCTTACCCAACTTTTATCCATAATCTAAGAGACATCTATTTTGCAGGATTGCTACCCGGAAAGACTTGGCAAAGTACTTCTTGTTCATGTTCCTTACATATTTTGCACATTATGGAAGATTTTGTATCCTTTCATAGACAACCACACCAAGAAAAAGGTGAGGTTCTAAAATAATTGTGTTTCACTTAAAAGGTGGATGAATCAGTTCCGGAGTTCAGTCATACTTGCAGTTGTCGAGGATAACTTTGTGAGAGACTTGATTACAACTTGTATTACATCATCCTCACCAAACTATTTCCATCTTCACAGATCATGTTTGTGGAAAACAAACGGCTGACAGCAACCTTACTTCAAGATATTGATGAAAGCCAGCTTCCGGAGACTTACGGAGGCAAAATGCAATTAGTTCCTATACAGGACGCCTAGGCAAGTAATTGCCCTAAAAGCTTCAACTTTATCAAGTTGACAGTGCTTTATTTTTAATAGCTTTGAGGAAAAACATTAAATAGCAAATATACATCTATATCCATTACTAAACATTCAGCTTTTACATGGAGTAGAaaataaatgacatattttcCACCTGATCTGCTAGTTTGATGGTGTTCTTGATGAATCCAGCTTCCATCGCTATCTATCATTTTGATATGACAAACTGGATGACGTTCAATCTTGATTCTGCAACAAGTGAAAAAGAGTTATACAGATTTCAATCAAATCCGTTTTATATTTTGTAGCTCTTAAACATGTCATTGTTTCCTTTGCTTTTCTTTTGAAGCAAGATACAGACAGATACACTATTATATAACGAAATTTAGTAGATGAGTTGGTTTGAACATGTCCAAATCCAGCAATGCGGAACCACCTATTATTGGAGAGGCCTACAATGAAATCGCTGTATCATTTGAATGTGGACTTGCATTCTGGAAACAATATCTCTAACAAAAGATCAATAAAATTCTACTTCTCACATACAATAAGCATGAATCAACTGATATGTGTATGTGTATGTATTTATATGGCTAAGTTCCAACTAAAGTGAAGCTTAAGAAGATTGAGACACCACTGCAGAAAAAGTTTACTTCACAATCCAAAATATTGTAACTACCCTTGACACGTCAAAAACTCTAGCTGCAAATTCAATTCAACAGTTACTTGAATGTGTCCTTTCTCTAAGAAGTAATCTTTTTCATATAACTACTGAATGTTTTCTCTGGAGCAACAAAAGCCACTATCCTACCTTGTCCAAGTAACTCATACGGTCAAAACTACTGCACTACCTGCAGTTGAAGCTACTGCTACTACGTAAATTATATGAACTACTGGTCACTTGAGGCCATTGCTTCCTTTTTTTCGGTGACCAACTCAAGTCTGCTGTTTTCTTGAGGAAACCTGTACTTTTTTTCGCATTAGTTTGTCCAAGTAGCCAATCTAATCCAGTTTCCATACAAGGAGAAAGACTCAAACagttgaaaaaaagttactcAAAAAAGATTCAAACAATTATACAACAACAGGATACTCAGGAAAGAGAGAGTTTCATACCTCAAAGACCAGTAAATAAACTTAAGAACTCGCCTGGATGTAATATTCAGCGAGTTCTTCCACAGACAGGGATATCTTATCTCAAAACTTGGAGCTGCAGCATATGGAAATAAACCATTTGACACTGATTGTAACCAGATGCACTTTACTCAACTATACGATGCTAGAAACAGGCAAGATAAGAGCCACAAAAATCTTTGAGACATCCGCTATAATATGTCTTAAAAACCATTATATGATATCTACTTAAGCTTCAATTACCAAACACAATTGGAACTTCAAAGAAATGCTACCAGTAATCCCCACAACTACAAGAACCATCTGCAAAGTGATGAAAGCGGATCCTGTCCCTCACAATGATCTCCCTATTCAACACCTTTGCTACCATTTTCATCCAAGAATGGCAATCTGGACAAGTACGAAGATTTTTCGAAACTTGAATACGAGTGCCAGGACTAGATTTTAAGATCCCATAGGCTAATGCCAATTTTTCACTGTGGTAACTCAAGTTTTCCTCCTTTTCCTCATCAGAAATATCCATCAAAACCAACTCAGTCGTTGAACTAAATCCTTCCAATTTGGTTCGATGAATTATTTCCTTCAAAGTTTTATATATTAGTTCAGCTTCAGGGTGTGACCGGTCACCTGCCTTGAACTGGTGAACGACATTACCCACTTCAACCCAACTTTTCCCACTATTTTTACGAACTCCTTTCCATTTCATCAGACATCTAACTTTCTCTGCATTATCCCATTTCTTAGTAGAACAATAAATGTTTGACAGTAAGACATAATCACCGCTGCCAAGATGAGATATTTTTGTGCTAGCAACTTCCCCCATCTCAGAATTTTTGTGAATTCTACAAGCACTGAGAAATGTCCTCCAGATGACTGAATCAGGCTCTATTGGCATTTCCTTGATTACTGTATAAGCTTCATCAAGCAGTCCAGCTCTGCCTAGTAGATCAACCATTGTTCCATAATGCTCAAGTTGTGGTTGAATCAAATATAGACTTTTCATTAGTTGAAAATACTTTTGACCCTCTTCAACCAAGCCACAGTGACTACATGCTGTTAGAAGTCCAATGAAAGTAATACTATCAGGTGAAATATTTTCTGGCTCCATCAGTGAGAAAATCTCAATTGCATCTAAAGCAAGACCATGGATTCCTAATCCATTAATCATAGCATTCCAGACAGAGACATTTGTACGCTCAACACTATCAAATATTCCTCTAGCTATCTCAATTCTTCCACATTTTGAGTACATATCAATCAAAGCAGAAGAAAGAATGTAATTTAGTTCAATCCTTCTCTCAGTCattaagtgatgtacccactTAGCGTGATCAATGGCTCCAAGTCTAGCACATGCGGTAATGATAGATGCAAAAGTATATCCATCTGGTTCAACATTTGACCTCAACATCTTTCTGAAGACACTGAGTGCCTCCTTACACAAGTCATTTTTGACATAACCTCCAATTAGTGAGTTCCAAGTAACCAAATCCCGGAGTGGAACTTCATTAAATATCATCTTGGCAACATCAACTGTCCCCATCTTCATAAATCTAGAAATCATTAAATTAGCAGAGACAACATCAAAATACTCAGTAGGAATTTCAACAAGCAGCTGACGAGCAAGATTGAGTCTATCGCAAGACGCATATGCCACTACCATCAAAGAAATAAGAGAAGGATACACTCCATAACCAAGTTTAATAATATTAGCATGTGCAGCAGCTGTAGTTCTCAAATTTGGTGACATCTTACATGCTTCAAGAATGCATAATAGTTTGTGATAATCTGCACGATAtcatgaaataaaaaagtaaccTTTAAGCATAAAGTTTTGATTTTAGAACAGAAATAGCCAGTTACCAAAAGGAAGGaaacaaaagattttttttttctatttacatTTTAGAATCAAGCCAGTAAAAAGGTAAGAAAGATGACTCTGAATTATCTATTtgttttcatataattattcatataaattaagatgtatacaacaacatacacagtTTAGTCTAACAAAGCGGAGTCTCCAGAGGGAAAACCTTACCCCTAACTTAGCGGTCCAAAGCAATCGAAGAAACACGCAAAGAACCAATTTTGCTAGTGAGTAGACTATTAGAGAGTTAgtaaaaatatacaagaaagtTATTCAACCTTGTGAATAATGAGATTCTGTTGGAGATAATGAGAGGTGTAGCCCTGTGCTTAAAGTAGCGCTGAGATTCTGAAGCCACGGAGAaaataaggaagaagaagagtaaTAGCAATAAAGTCTCCTCCGACTGCCGGCAATCCTGAACATCCTTTCAGCCTTTAAATTCCCTTCTATTTCATTCGCACAAGTTCATTTTAGTTCTGCAATTTCTCCATTGAAGAGAATTTCAAGATTGCCACTATTGGTGTTGCATCTCCATTCCCGGAGACCATGATTGGGCCGGAGAGTCTGAAAGAGGCCCATGCTTATTTTCGGGTTTCGAAAGGATCATTTGCACTTTTGTCCCTCTTATGTGTTGGTGCAAAGCTATTTTATTTACACTACATAGAAGTTCATATTTTGGAGACGAAATTGTCTGGTGGATCCTTACATTATGTTTGGAgcattgtattatattgtattattactatatatatataaaatgtttgttttaattgttaCTCAAAATGTATTGTAATGTATTATTAAATTCCATTGTTACGTAATAAtgaaaatcattatttaatggAACAACTAATTTGGTGTGTTTCCGTTGTTACTTAACTTTTTTTTCCcaattatatctttatataatttttcaaaatatgaatttaccctttaccttaattatttaaatctagtcaaacctcctacctaaaataattaaggatattttaataaatttataaattacaatacagtacgatacagacaattaaaatgttatttaacaacaacaaacaGTACAGTATAGCCAAACATTGTTTCTAccatacaatataatacaatacaatatattatgaaacagtgagtaacaatgatccaaacaaagtgttatACTTGTATCAATTTGTATATGAACTCTTCTATTTACCTCTTTGTTATCTGGATTCATTCAATAAACCATAATTTATCAAACCTCTCTGACCATCAATCAAGCTTATGTGTCTTTAAGATGACTGAATTGGCGAAAGTGTGTGATTTTACACACCTTGAAGCGAGTGACTACATATTtctgttttaaaattattaaaaataaaataaaataaaataaatattaaaaattaagtaaaaagcCTCCATCTTCTTCACtcgttttttaaaaattattattgaaattatgtattattgattggtatgaaaAGCTCAATTAATGTATAAATTCGAGTTCAGTCAAACAACATAACCAGATTACAGAAGCAGATAGTGTATTGGACAACAAAGTCGAATCAGTAGCTTTGCATTTGCTATTTTCCAGATCTGTACGCTTCAAAATCACGCATGGGTACCAACAAAAGAGTGCAATTCACCATCAGCGACATCATCCTCTTCCAGAAACAAATCCTCTGTAATTCTAAAAGTTGCATACAAAAATATCAACACAATCCCTACAACAATCGACACCAACACATTCAACCAAACATGAATACAATCATCCCTTAGTTGACTCGAAAGTAGCTGAGATTtctgttatttgtagttttgatgatttgacaaacttagggacctcataaaggtaccgggttttctacttgagtattgcaggtgtcttgtttgaagtattgcagatgaaacaaacccagggacctagtagaggtaccaggctctcttgagagtgagccagtcgactgccagctggagatagtacagaaagtaggtgcacacttcccgatggcgtcagaaagtgtgacctttccaaccaatggcaagatgtttaggaaagggacttgtcaatacaaaagacactttcctaaacactttttggtggcttttgcaacttgataaaaacttttcaagaactcttgtaAAGGCCAACAAAAGGAAAAGGCAGAATCTTTCCTAGAACAACAGCAACATCTGGAGCTTTTCGTCTAGttgtttaggaatttattctcttgttcttaaattgtaaaccactcctaaatctataaaggaattggtgtgttgtgttaaaagtctaggttgtccaggtgggatTGCTTAGTGGGTCGATTGTTTTTCTACTTTGGCTTGTTGAGCAATAGAGGTCTATTGCTTaacggtaagattgataactctttcttacatttggtgtaatcgtgtttcgcttttgcttttgaagattagtgaaaacgattgaaaatcctgtgagacaggtcgtggttttactcccttaagcaaggaggtttccacgtaaaatcattgtgttgattttactgcattcaactttctggtaattttctgagttgaagtaagggacctggtccattactcgTTAAGTGAAAGCATACATTCTATCAATTTCGCTTGAACCTATATGAGAAATCGCTGACAGAAAAAGGTAGGGTATAAGAAGACGGATGGATCAATAACTCTCTCCATGGACGATGAGGAGCATACAAGGTTAGCGTACCGAATCTAACCCGACTGAAATAGGCTTCTTCACCCATCTTAACCTTCATTTTCAACCATCTTCATGCCTGactcctttcttttctttccataCTTTTGTTATTGTCTTTAAGAGATCTTGGCATTAACCCCTTTGAGTCCATCGATTCGCCCGCAAAAGGAGAAGTCGACGGTGGCGGTGCTCGTCGGCCAGATCTGAGGTACAGCGGGGGGTTAGGTTAATAGTTTTGTGATGGTTGAAGGAGAAGGAAAGCTTCTCGAGTGCCATGTGCTATATACatccttcatcttcttcattattttacTGATGAAGATCACCCAGAAAGAAAGGAGAGAAAGAAATACAGGGGAAAGTCATAACGACAAAGCTACAAAAGTGCAACCACAAAATCAAACCTTTACATGCGATAACAAttgtacaaaaaataaagaaaataaccCAAATTTGAAGATTCAATCATCAAgtgaaatactttttttttactattttaagtTGGGAATGAGGGAGAAGATGAAggagtttcaaaattttattttaagaaataaatataaatttaaatattttcctttttattaaaaattatttagaaaataGTTAATAAAGATATTATGACATGTCATTATATAAGTGATATGGATTTGACATGTCATCAATTTAGGAGAGTGAACTACGCACATGATAAGATGGGTTTAAAAACCttattttgattgaatttaAGGGTCCAGATGATAAAGAGCTAAGTAGAAGGATCCACAATACAAATCGATACAAGTATAATGGTCCACCAGACCATTTTGTCTATTTTGAATCATAATGtataaattaaggaaaaatttcatctttaagttatcttattattattattcccTATTAGTTTTACAGATGcccaaaatttctcattttcacGCAATAGAATAATGTATcagcgcatcaaattaatgtatctcgcgcatcatattagtgtatcatgtataaaatgaaatgtatcttacttaacaattaatatatcttgcgaatcaaattaatatatcaatGTTTATATTACTGTATCAGTTTGAGGaatttctgtaattataaactaataagggacaaatgataattttatcataaaaatatgtaatttttgttCTTTGACCATAGATTAATTGAGGATATgagaagtatttttttttttttaatcttttgatttgtcaaaatagacTACTAAAAAAAAGTCCAAATAGGCTACCGGGTTCAATTGCTTCACGTAAGAGAAATGGGCCCTATTTATTGAGAGCTATTGGGCTTCAGGTAATACTTCTTGGCCCATCAATAAATAGATACCAAACGGCTTCAACTCCGAAATCTAAAAGAGGCTGGCTTATTTCACAAGCCACCCGTTTGTGTAAaaagccttttttttttcttctcctgCCAGAGCTCAagtctttcttctttcttcgtGTGCATCCCAACCTTCTCCGGCTACCCTAAAGTCACCGTTGCCTGAACGCAGGTTTAGTTTTAATTCTCTCGTTACTGTAATTTTCTTATCTCCTGCAACAAGTTTGAATTTCACACAAATTGGTGTACCGATTCATTCTGATTCCTGTTATGTAATGTTTTTTAACTGCTGCAACTCTTTAATTTAGCTGTATGTTGGTGAAAATCCCATATTTTAGGTAGGAAACGAAGTTGCTGCCGTGAAGTATTCAACGATTATTTGGCAACCATAGTAATTTAGCTGCCTGCCAGTAGGTAGTTCTAGTTTTATTCTGAAAAAGggttaatttataattaaggtTGGTTTCACAACTTGGAAATCAGCATTGGATTATAAGTAATTATAGAGTATCTAcctatattttgaaaaaattagcTCTATTCTGGTGAGCTATTTTTATGTTGctttttgttttgttcatttttgtatttgtgttattagtttttaaaaaaatttaaggaagACAAAAATTGCATGTTTGTTACCTAGTTTTAGGGAACATGCGTGGACTTAATACCTAATTTTAACATTTACATCTGGTTGTAATGTTGAAAGCTTTCGAAGGGAGAAATTCATGCTTTAGTTTTTTAGGTTTAAAGCCTGTTTTTGCCCGTTTTATTGTGAATACAACTCATCAATCGGCATCAAATTTCTTGTATGTtataataagaaaacaaaaggtACAGACTTTAGAAAACTACGTTGCCAAAAATGTGGTGATTTTGCCTAGTGAGAACTGTTTCCAGCAGGTTATTCTAGTTTTCTTTCTCAGTGGACAATAACAAAAtagtttctttattattttcaaatagtACAATCATATATGTACAGTGAAACAATGAAAGTAGTAGCAGCgtgtatttgatatttcatGCTTTTAACCTCTTTAAATGTAGATATAAACTGATTTTCCTGTTTGCAtactatattttgtttttacaCAGATATATTCAAAGATGCTTGGTCTTATTGTAGGTTATTTGATTCAAATTTTGTTAGAGTGCTGCTACAACAGTTTGGATACTTATATTTCTGATTTCCGTAATGGTAAGTACATATCAAACTTCCCTCCAATATTCTCCTTCAG
Proteins encoded in this window:
- the LOC107023603 gene encoding phosphatidylinositol transfer protein 3-like; translation: MEGKAEVVTMKPNTDELLSKQIMKQDAAATEKEEIQMRCDDAMKPNVDELLSIQRMKQEAVATEKEGIQMQCDDTITDQEMNKIELMRALVEKQDPSSKEIDDYALRRFLRARDLDIEKSAAMFLKSLKWRQSFVPKGSILVSEIPNEIAQNKMFMQGVDKQGCPIAVVFGGRHIQNKLGGVEEFKRFIVFALDKLCARTSPGREKFTIIGDLQNFGYCNSDVRAYLAALSIVQDCYPERLGKVLLVHVPYIFCTLWKILYPFIDNHTKKKIMFVENKRLTATLLQDIDESQLPETYGGKMQLVPIQDA
- the LOC107023602 gene encoding pentatricopeptide repeat-containing protein At5g50990 isoform X2, yielding MSPNLRTTAAAHANIIKLGYGVYPSLISLMVVAYASCDRLNLARQLLVEIPTEYFDVVSANLMISRFMKMGTVDVAKMIFNEVPLRDLVTWNSLIGGYVKNDLCKEALSVFRKMLRSNVEPDGYTFASIITACARLGAIDHAKWVHHLMTERRIELNYILSSALIDMYSKCGRIEIARGIFDSVERTNVSVWNAMINGLGIHGLALDAIEIFSLMEPENISPDSITFIGLLTACSHCGLVEEGQKYFQLMKSLYLIQPQLEHYGTMVDLLGRAGLLDEAYTVIKEMPIEPDSVIWRTFLSACRIHKNSEMGEVASTKISHLGSGDYVLLSNIYCSTKKWDNAEKVRCLMKWKGVRKNSGKSWVEVGNVVHQFKAGDRSHPEAELIYKTLKEIIHRTKLEGFSSTTELVLMDISDEEKEENLSYHSEKLALAYGILKSSPGTRIQVSKNLRTCPDCHSWMKMVAKVLNREIIVRDRIRFHHFADGSCSCGDYW
- the LOC107023602 gene encoding pentatricopeptide repeat-containing protein At5g50990 isoform X1 encodes the protein MFRIAGSRRRLYCYYSSSSLFSPWLQNLSATLSTGLHLSLSPTESHYSQDYHKLLCILEACKMSPNLRTTAAAHANIIKLGYGVYPSLISLMVVAYASCDRLNLARQLLVEIPTEYFDVVSANLMISRFMKMGTVDVAKMIFNEVPLRDLVTWNSLIGGYVKNDLCKEALSVFRKMLRSNVEPDGYTFASIITACARLGAIDHAKWVHHLMTERRIELNYILSSALIDMYSKCGRIEIARGIFDSVERTNVSVWNAMINGLGIHGLALDAIEIFSLMEPENISPDSITFIGLLTACSHCGLVEEGQKYFQLMKSLYLIQPQLEHYGTMVDLLGRAGLLDEAYTVIKEMPIEPDSVIWRTFLSACRIHKNSEMGEVASTKISHLGSGDYVLLSNIYCSTKKWDNAEKVRCLMKWKGVRKNSGKSWVEVGNVVHQFKAGDRSHPEAELIYKTLKEIIHRTKLEGFSSTTELVLMDISDEEKEENLSYHSEKLALAYGILKSSPGTRIQVSKNLRTCPDCHSWMKMVAKVLNREIIVRDRIRFHHFADGSCSCGDYW